One genomic segment of Impatiens glandulifera chromosome 6, dImpGla2.1, whole genome shotgun sequence includes these proteins:
- the LOC124943337 gene encoding uncharacterized protein LOC124943337, producing MEQLDYILVPLGIALFISYNFWLLFAILRYPKRTVIGLNAESRRQWVFSMMSDPLKNGVLIVQTLRNNIMASSLMATAAITLCSLISVQVSNKAGFPNLSSEIGKGYKRFVASSSVKLLSILICFLFAFICNVQSVRYYAHVSFLATLPTSKDRKESIEYVISNLSRGSYFWSLGLRAFYFSFPLFIWLFGAIPMFLSCCVISFVLYFLDTTSLCTQLLHSHSMNGESVIAIDVDALEG from the exons ATGGAGCAGCTCGATTACATTCTGGTTCCATTAGGAATCGCACTGTTTATTTCATACAACTTTTGGCTTCTTTTCGCCATACTTCGCTATCCTAAACGAACTGTTATCGGCCTTAACGCCGAGAGCCGTCGTCAATGGGTATTCTCCATGATGTCA GATCCTCTGAAAAATGGTGTCTTGATAGTTCAAACACTTCGTAACAACATAATGGCATCTTCACTTATGGCAACAGCAGCAATTACTTTATGTTCATTGATAAGTGTTCAAGTAAGCAATAAAGCAGGTTTTCCTAATTTATCATCTGAAATTGGAAAAGGTTACAAACGATTTGTAGCTTCTTCATCAGTAAAACTGTTATCAATCTTGATTTGTTTCCTATTTGCCTTCATTTGCAATGTTCAATCAGTAAGATATTATGCTCATGTTAGTTTCTTGGCTACTTTACCCACATCAAAAGATAGGAAGGAATCAATTGAATATGTGATATCAAATTTGAGCAGAGGAAGCTACTTTTGGTCATTAGGATTAAGAGCTTTTTACTTCTCATTTCCTTTGTTCATTTGGCTATTTGGTGCTATACCCATGTTTTTAAGTTGTTGTGTTATCTCATTTGTTCTTTATTTCTTGGATACTACATCTCTTTGTACTCAACTTCTTCATAGCCATTCTATGAATGGTGAAAGTGTAATAGCTATTGATGTGGATGCCCTAGAAGGGTAA